A genome region from Oryzias latipes chromosome 2, ASM223467v1 includes the following:
- the LOC101155171 gene encoding glycerol-3-phosphate dehydrogenase 1-like protein isoform X1 has translation MSFDFGGPKIIYSSGSAIAKIIGHNVKASNRFDPMVNMWVFEEIINGKKLTEIINTEHENVKYLPGHMLPKNVVAVPDITDAVKDAKILVFVIPHQFINKLCNQMKPHVAPGAIGISLIKGIDEGPEGLKLISDIIREKLEIDVSVLMGANIANEVADEKFCETTIGAKNEGNGLIFKELMQTPNFRITVVPESDTVELCGALKNIVAVGAGFCDGLGFGDNTKAAVIRLGLMEMVAFAKLFCKEQVRSGTFLESCGVADLITTCYGGRNRKVAEAFVKTSKSIAELEAEMLNGQKLQGPQTSAEVYRILEKRAMVNKFPLFAAVYQICFEGKDVKEFVTCLQNHPEHM, from the exons ATGTCCTTCGATTTTGGGGGACCGAAGATAATTTATAGTTC GGGTTCAGCTATTGCCAAAATCATCGGGCACAATGTCAAAGCGTCAAACCGCTTCGACCCAATGGTGAACATGTGGGTCTTTGAGGAGATCATCAACGGGAAGAAGCTCACGGAGATCATAAACACGGAGCACGAAAATGTCAAGTATCTGCCGGGTCACATGCTGCCCAAGAACGTG GTGGCTGTCCCCGACATCACAGATGCCGTGAAGGATGCAAAGATCCTCGTGTTTGTAATTCCACACCAGTTCATCAACAAACTCTGCAACCAGATGAAGCCTCACGTGGCGCCGGGAGCTATTGGGATATCCCTCATCAAA GGCATCGACGAGGGACCAGAGGGCCTAAAGCTCATCTCTGACATCATCAGAGAGAAGCTGGAGATTGATGTCAGCGTCCTAATGGGGGCCAACATCGCCAACGAGGTGGCAGACGAGAAGTTCTGTGAAACAACCATCG GAGCGAAAAACGAGGGAAATGGCCTCATCTTCAAAGAGCTAATGCAGACCCCCAACTTTCGCATCACCGTCGTTCCCGAGAGTGACACAGTGGAGCTGTGTGGAGCCTTAAAG AATATCGTGGCAGTCGGCGCCGGGTTCTGCGACGGCCTCGGTTTTGGCGACAACACCAAAGCAGCCGTAATCCGGCTGGGGCTGATGGAAATGGTCGCGTTTGCCAAACTCTTCTGCAAAGAACAAGTCAGATCTGGAACGTTCCTGGAGAGCTGCGGAGTGGCCGACCTCATCACCACCTGTTACGGAGGACGCAACCGCAAGGTGGCCGAGGCCTTCGTCAAAACATCCAAA TCGATTGCAGAGCTGGAGGCGGAGATGCTTAATGGACAAAAGTTGCAGGGTCCACAGACGTCAGCCGAGGTCTACAGGATTCTGGAGAAACGGGCCATGGTCAACAA GTTTCCTTTGTTTGCGGCCGTCTATCAGATCTGCTTTGAGGGCAAAGACGTGAAAGAATTTGTCACCTGCCTGCAGAACCACCCAGAGCACATGTGA
- the LOC101155171 gene encoding glycerol-3-phosphate dehydrogenase 1-like protein isoform X2 produces MPGKKVCIVGSGNWGSAIAKIIGHNVKASNRFDPMVNMWVFEEIINGKKLTEIINTEHENVKYLPGHMLPKNVVAVPDITDAVKDAKILVFVIPHQFINKLCNQMKPHVAPGAIGISLIKGIDEGPEGLKLISDIIREKLEIDVSVLMGANIANEVADEKFCETTIGAKNEGNGLIFKELMQTPNFRITVVPESDTVELCGALKNIVAVGAGFCDGLGFGDNTKAAVIRLGLMEMVAFAKLFCKEQVRSGTFLESCGVADLITTCYGGRNRKVAEAFVKTSKSIAELEAEMLNGQKLQGPQTSAEVYRILEKRAMVNKFPLFAAVYQICFEGKDVKEFVTCLQNHPEHM; encoded by the exons ATGCCGGGGAAGAAAGTCTGCATCGTTGGATCTGGAAACtg GGGTTCAGCTATTGCCAAAATCATCGGGCACAATGTCAAAGCGTCAAACCGCTTCGACCCAATGGTGAACATGTGGGTCTTTGAGGAGATCATCAACGGGAAGAAGCTCACGGAGATCATAAACACGGAGCACGAAAATGTCAAGTATCTGCCGGGTCACATGCTGCCCAAGAACGTG GTGGCTGTCCCCGACATCACAGATGCCGTGAAGGATGCAAAGATCCTCGTGTTTGTAATTCCACACCAGTTCATCAACAAACTCTGCAACCAGATGAAGCCTCACGTGGCGCCGGGAGCTATTGGGATATCCCTCATCAAA GGCATCGACGAGGGACCAGAGGGCCTAAAGCTCATCTCTGACATCATCAGAGAGAAGCTGGAGATTGATGTCAGCGTCCTAATGGGGGCCAACATCGCCAACGAGGTGGCAGACGAGAAGTTCTGTGAAACAACCATCG GAGCGAAAAACGAGGGAAATGGCCTCATCTTCAAAGAGCTAATGCAGACCCCCAACTTTCGCATCACCGTCGTTCCCGAGAGTGACACAGTGGAGCTGTGTGGAGCCTTAAAG AATATCGTGGCAGTCGGCGCCGGGTTCTGCGACGGCCTCGGTTTTGGCGACAACACCAAAGCAGCCGTAATCCGGCTGGGGCTGATGGAAATGGTCGCGTTTGCCAAACTCTTCTGCAAAGAACAAGTCAGATCTGGAACGTTCCTGGAGAGCTGCGGAGTGGCCGACCTCATCACCACCTGTTACGGAGGACGCAACCGCAAGGTGGCCGAGGCCTTCGTCAAAACATCCAAA TCGATTGCAGAGCTGGAGGCGGAGATGCTTAATGGACAAAAGTTGCAGGGTCCACAGACGTCAGCCGAGGTCTACAGGATTCTGGAGAAACGGGCCATGGTCAACAA GTTTCCTTTGTTTGCGGCCGTCTATCAGATCTGCTTTGAGGGCAAAGACGTGAAAGAATTTGTCACCTGCCTGCAGAACCACCCAGAGCACATGTGA